The Helianthus annuus cultivar XRQ/B chromosome 16, HanXRQr2.0-SUNRISE, whole genome shotgun sequence genome includes a window with the following:
- the LOC118488403 gene encoding uncharacterized protein LOC118488403, with product MFVLVINLEGFQLDELDSYSAPVQVKQEVNPKPAVTSKPTSSKAAAVPKPSTTSKPRGSSSRKRKEPDSPAASDVFPFENRGFSESSKFMTGFLNQGLERLVFLYEDACGLNKMLEAKLKKAEPTTADQAAIATAKSEHYEAKYKAMTQDHQAAIKKITHEAQAKSDVAQVKHEHDMVTYR from the exons ATGTTTG TGCTAGTCATCAATCTTGAGGGTTTCCAACTTGACGAGCTGGATAGTTACTCTGCCCCTGTGCAAGTCAAGCAAGAAGTTAATCCCAAACCAGCAGTCACATCCAAGCCTACCAGTTCCAAGGCTGCCGCTGTCCCCAAGCCATCTACTACTTCAAAGCCACGCGGCTCTAGTTCTCGCAAAAGGAAGGAACCAGACTCTCCTGCTGCCTCGGATGTCTTCCCTTTTGAGAATCGTGGGTTCTCAGAATCCAGCAAGTTCATGACTGGCTTTCTCAACCAG GGCCTTGAGCGGCTAGTGTTTCTCTATGAGGATGCATGCGGACTGAACAAGATGTTAGAGGCTAAGTTGAAGAAGGCTGAACCCACCACTGCGGACCAAGCAGCAATTGCCACCGCCAAGTCCGAGCATTATGAGGCCAAGTACAAGGCCATGACCCAAGATCACCAAGCCGCCATCAAGAAGATTACTCACGAGGCTCAAGCCAAATCTGATGTTGCCCAAGTCAAACACGAGCATGACATGGTCACATACCGATAA